The Desulfococcus multivorans DNA window GGCCAGCAGATCGGCAAGAAAAGCATCCGGTCCACTTTTATCGATTTCACCGCTGGCGATGATTCTCGACAACTGCTCGATGACATCTCCGTTTTTAATATACAGATAGCGCATACGATGTTACCTTACTTATCCTTCGGCCTTCGTTCTCCCGCCCCGGCCCATGAATACCGAAAATTGAATTGTTCATTTCAAATTCTGGTAATAAGTCTGTTCAACACTGTCGGCAATGATCCCATAGGTTCGATTCCGAAACACCCACCGTCTTCCCCTTTGCCCCATTATTGCATTGATTTCCGGGTGCTTCAGCAGATATACAACGGCGTTAGCGAATTGACTTTCCTCATAGGGCACGCAGAGCCCGCCGCCGCTTTCCGTGATAACGCGTTTTTGCTCCGGATGGTCGTTGGCCACAACCGATTTGCCCAGCGCCATATATTCGATCAGCTTTGTGGGTGACGTGGAATTGAGTATCGGCGTGGGATAGAACGGGGAGAGGCAGACATCCGCATTCCTGACGATTTCCATGGCTTTTTGTCGCTCCAGAAACCCCGTAAAAACAATGGCGTCGAGAATGCCCAGACGTCGGGCTTCTCGTTTCAGTATGCGGATGTCTTCATCCGTCTCGCCCGCCCCGATCAGATAGAGCTTCGCGTTGGGGATATCTTTCAGGACCATGGAAAAAACCCTGACCAGGAAATCTATTCTTCTCAGTTTCATTAACGTACCCAGATAGATGATCCGAGGTTCTCCATCGACCTCGGCGGTATCCCGCTCAACAGGCTCGGCCTGAAATCGGTCCGCTTCAAAGCCCATGGGCACGGCAGTCATTTTTTCTCCGGCAATGCCACAGGCCTGGATATCCTTTTTCATCTGTTCGCTCTGAACGAACACATGATCTGCATAGACCATAATGATCTTATAGAGCAAAAACCGGTAAAGCATGCCGCGAATCAGGTACACGATGGGATATCTTGCGGCTTTGATACGGATCTCATACAGCGAGGCCTCGGCAAAAGGATAGGAAAGCCAGTAAAAATATTTCCTGTTGCATATCCTGGCCGCCGCCAGATACAGCACCGCCGTTAAAAAACGGTCTTTGACCTGGATGATATCATAAGGCTTCCTGAACAACAGGCGCGTGCATGCAAGATTATGCAGAAATCCAAGCAGGTGCTTGTGCAAACGGTGAAGAAAGCTTGTCCCGTTGTCCGTGGGACCCACCCAGACATCGCCGCCCTGCCACCGGGTCTGCCGGCCTTTATTGCAATCCGCCTGAGACTGCAGCACCCAGTCGATTTCATGTCCTCTCCCGGCCATTTCCTTCCCGAACAGGACGGCGACATCGACTCTGAAAGGCGGAAACTGGTCCCGCGCCACAAACAATATCTTCAATGGCTTCTGTTTCATGATTCAACCGGCTTTTTCAAAGTGACATCAACAAGCCGTCCGTCGCCGGACGGCCGTGAAGCGTATCGGCAGGAAGTCCCGCTGCAAGGCTGTCATCCGCAGGATTCCCGTACCAGATCGTAGAGTTTCCGGCCCGCAGCGCCCCAGTTGAGTCGTTCGGAATATTCCCTGAACGAAGAGAGGGACAGCGCGTCGTATTCCTGCCGCGATGATATCAATCTCTCAATATAATCGCAGTATTGTTCGGGAGCGGCATCCAATGGAAACGTCCGGCCGTTCTTGCCGTCCTGAACGACTGTTGGAATCCCCCCGACGTTTGTTGCCAATGAAGGCAACCCGAAGGAACTGGCCTCGGCAAAGACCAGACCATAGCATTCAGCCCGCGAGGGGAGGATGAAGAAATGGGACTCGCTCATCAGTCGATCAAACGTTCTTCTGCCTTCTTCGGTTTTTTTCGACAAAAATCCATAGGACTTGACAAAGGACGGCAGACGGATCCCCGGATCACAACCGACAAGGTGCAATTCGGACCGGATCCCGCGTTGATTCAGCAGCTCGACAACCTTTAAAGCGAGTTCGCCGCCTTTTCTGATCCAATCCACGCCCACAAACAACAGTTTGCAGATATCGAAATGTTTGCCTTGGACAAGGGTCTCGATATCCTGCATGTTGCGGTTGCAGTTGATATTGGCGCCGAAGGGAATCACCTTGACCTTTGCCGGATCGACGTCATAATGTTGTATCGCCGTGTTTGCGGCCCACTCGGAGGCATAAAGCGCCAGACGGCATTTTGACAGGGCCGACTGTTCCATCCGGTTCCCGTCCCTGATGCTTTCGGCGCACAGGTTGCTGAAGCCCGGATAAAAATCGATCATGCCGGCAAAGGTCGCATCGGTCCAGAAAACGATGGGTTTCCTGGTTTCCAGATAGGCAATGGGCATCGTTCCCGGACTGAACACCAGATCGCAGTCCATCGATTTGAGGGCGACCGCCACCTGATCGGCGTAGTTTTTCAGGACTGCCGGCTCGCGATCGAGAAGATATTTCCTGGATAGCAATTTGGAATACAGGGCTTTTTTAAACCTGAATCCGCGAGGAGGGTCCGCCTGCTTTAAATTGGCGATGATCTCCGTCTGGAAGCCGGAATCCTGGAGCGCCCCGAGGATATGGGTGCCGAGCCCCGACCAGGCATGAACGTCCGATGAATTATAGGTTGTGACATAAGCGGTTCTCATTCCCGTCAATCCCTTCCCTGAAGCGCTCTTGCTGATCCGGTTTCCGTTCTTTCCATCAGATATCGTTTTGCGGCAAGAAACCCGGAAATATAAACAAACGGATACATCAGTCCGTTCTGTGTGATGAGGTGTTGATAGGGCATTGCCACGACCAGTACGGCGACAACACCAGTCCATCCGAGAGCGACGGCACCTGAAATATCCGTCTGCTCCCGCAATTTCATGGCGTCACTCAACACCAACAGCATGAACCACAGAATGTAAAGAATCCCCAATAGACCGATTTCCCAGATAAAATGTCCCAAACCCGTCTGTTTTCCCCCCAGGCGCCTGTATTCATCGGTATATTCCCCCTGGAGCTTCCTTGAAAAAGCGACACCGGCATTGCCAATCCCAACGCCCCAGAACAATCTGAACAAATCGTCGGCATTTTCCTGATAGGCGTATATGATCGAATCGATTCTGCTGGCCTCGGTCTCGATGCCGCCGATCACATATTCGGCGTCCTTGCCTTTGTACAGGTAGTCCGCGGCATTACCCTCAGTGTAGAACTCGATGACACTCGTATTGTTTCGCGCATACATGTTGTCATAGATGTAGCTGAAACCCATGACCGTTATCACTAAAGCCGGTATCACGCCCGCGAGAACTTTAACGCGCGAGGCTTTGTTTACGCCAAAAATCGTGGGCAGCAGAATGGCCAGGGGCAGCAGAATGATTGTGGCCTTGGTTTCATTGATGGCGGTCGGCAGGAACGATACGGCAACCAGTATCGCGAAGGTTTTCAGGGCAATGCGCTTTTTCAGATAAAACCCGATCAAGACCGCGATCGTGCAGATCAGAAACAGGGTCAGGATCGGCGCGGCCGTCAAGGTGCCGGCGATATAGTCTCCGGAAAACATATGGGCATATTCAAATAGCCTCTGGTATAATGCCAGAGGGAATTGAAGGACAGCGATGGACAGCAGGGCAATGAGATGCCCTTTCATCTTCTCGTCGGAAATATCGCATATCATCGGCAGGAAATAAAACGGCAGGAACTTGAAATAGGTTCTGATTCCGGCTAGAATCGCAAAGGGTTGAACCTGGTTTCCGATCAATCCGATGGCAATGTGCACCGTGAACACAAAATAGAAAAACAGGTAGCGCGGCTGCACTTTCATTTTTCTGTACAGCGCGAAATAGAGCAATACGTATACGCCGACGACCATCGAAATCATTTCCGGCAGAATTGCAAATACCTTCAGCTCTAATCCGATTTTCTTAATTACATACTCAATGATGTACACAAAGAAAAACAATAGATAAACAAGATAGTTCATGATGTAATAACTTTTGTATTATGAGGATGGGTTACGTTCTATCAATATCAATCCAACAGGCCCTTTGCCTTTTCATAGACAGGAAGGCAGAGCTGATCGACGATATTTCGTTCTCTGTTGGAAAGCCGATTTTTCTTGCCGGTGCTTTTCCGGTGAATGTGATCGCAGTATCGATCCTGATAATCGAGATCAATAAACCGGTAGATTTTGGGAAGCCGACGCTGGGGGTCGTTGACGAGATCGTCGTACTCGATCACCATGACGGCATCCTTATCGAGCCTTTCTTTAAGCTCGAACAGTTGAGAAACCTTTCCGTTGTATGACAGACACGCCTTCATCAATCTCGAGATGGCGATCGGCCCGAAGCGACGGTATCTCCGGGCCAGGCGGTCATCCAGAAACCCGGCGCCGCAGGCCTTGAAAAGCTCGTCCAGCGTCCATCGTCGCCAGTTGTACATCAGGGAATACACCACCGAGAACGGATTTCTCAGTACCCAGAGGATCCTGCAGCCGCAGTCATGTTCGAAATACTCCCGGTAACACTCATTCAGATAGGTCGTTTGAAAACAGAAGCGGCCGGGGGCATCGAGTTCCACTTCACCCGCCAGGATAAGGGCGGCGTCAAGTTCATCGTCTTTCCCGAACCAGTAGTTGGTCATCCCGTCACTCAGGGTAATGACCCTGGAAAGCATGGTGGTTCCCGACCGCTGGCAACCCGTTACCAAAACGGATTTCGGGAATCGATCCAGCCGGTTCAGCAAACGGCATCCTCTTGGCCTCACCCGGCGGGCAAACTGTCGCCAGGTCTTGATTCCGCATTTCTCTGTGTGCATGGGTCCGCTGATTTTCGTCATCTGCATCTCGCTAGATCGTGATTAATTTTGGGCGATGCGTTGATACAATCCGGCATATTGGCATAATACATTCACCCAATCAAATTCCCGCGCTTTTTTCAGTGCGTTCTTCCCCATTTCCTGCTGTAATTTTTCATTATTCAACAAAATCGACAACTTCTCGGCAACCTGATGCGGACGCCCAGGTTCGATGATAAATCCGTTTTTCCCATCTTCCAATGCGGAACTGGCATCGCTGTTGTTGAATATACGAGTCGCGACGACCGGCTTGCCCACCGCCATGGCTTCAAGGGTCGTCAGCCCGAAGGATTCCGAGAAGGATGTACTGATAAAGGCATTGGCAGCCGAATAGTAATCCAGCAACAACCTGTCCGGCGTCTGAAAATTCATCGGATCGATGTGTTCGTT harbors:
- a CDS encoding glycosyltransferase family 4 protein, producing the protein MKQKPLKILFVARDQFPPFRVDVAVLFGKEMAGRGHEIDWVLQSQADCNKGRQTRWQGGDVWVGPTDNGTSFLHRLHKHLLGFLHNLACTRLLFRKPYDIIQVKDRFLTAVLYLAAARICNRKYFYWLSYPFAEASLYEIRIKAARYPIVYLIRGMLYRFLLYKIIMVYADHVFVQSEQMKKDIQACGIAGEKMTAVPMGFEADRFQAEPVERDTAEVDGEPRIIYLGTLMKLRRIDFLVRVFSMVLKDIPNAKLYLIGAGETDEDIRILKREARRLGILDAIVFTGFLERQKAMEIVRNADVCLSPFYPTPILNSTSPTKLIEYMALGKSVVANDHPEQKRVITESGGGLCVPYEESQFANAVVYLLKHPEINAIMGQRGRRWVFRNRTYGIIADSVEQTYYQNLK
- a CDS encoding glycosyltransferase family 4 protein, giving the protein MRTAYVTTYNSSDVHAWSGLGTHILGALQDSGFQTEIIANLKQADPPRGFRFKKALYSKLLSRKYLLDREPAVLKNYADQVAVALKSMDCDLVFSPGTMPIAYLETRKPIVFWTDATFAGMIDFYPGFSNLCAESIRDGNRMEQSALSKCRLALYASEWAANTAIQHYDVDPAKVKVIPFGANINCNRNMQDIETLVQGKHFDICKLLFVGVDWIRKGGELALKVVELLNQRGIRSELHLVGCDPGIRLPSFVKSYGFLSKKTEEGRRTFDRLMSESHFFILPSRAECYGLVFAEASSFGLPSLATNVGGIPTVVQDGKNGRTFPLDAAPEQYCDYIERLISSRQEYDALSLSSFREYSERLNWGAAGRKLYDLVRESCG
- a CDS encoding sulfotransferase family protein produces the protein MTKISGPMHTEKCGIKTWRQFARRVRPRGCRLLNRLDRFPKSVLVTGCQRSGTTMLSRVITLSDGMTNYWFGKDDELDAALILAGEVELDAPGRFCFQTTYLNECYREYFEHDCGCRILWVLRNPFSVVYSLMYNWRRWTLDELFKACGAGFLDDRLARRYRRFGPIAISRLMKACLSYNGKVSQLFELKERLDKDAVMVIEYDDLVNDPQRRLPKIYRFIDLDYQDRYCDHIHRKSTGKKNRLSNRERNIVDQLCLPVYEKAKGLLD